The Aureispira anguillae genome contains a region encoding:
- the rpsG gene encoding 30S ribosomal protein S7, producing the protein MRKRKPKVRQVAPDPRYGDKQVTRFVNMLMLDGKKSTAFRAFYQAMDILEEKTGESAHEIFQKAIKNVMPALEVRSRRIGGATFQIPTEIRPERRLSVAMKWTIKYSRQRSGKGIASKLAAELLAASKGEGSAVKKKEDTHKMAESNRAFAHFGRKRTKSK; encoded by the coding sequence ATGAGAAAGAGAAAACCAAAAGTGCGCCAAGTCGCACCAGATCCTCGTTATGGTGATAAGCAAGTAACACGTTTCGTAAACATGTTAATGTTAGACGGTAAGAAAAGTACCGCATTCAGAGCTTTTTATCAAGCTATGGATATTTTGGAAGAAAAAACTGGGGAATCTGCTCACGAAATTTTCCAAAAAGCAATTAAGAACGTAATGCCAGCCCTTGAAGTACGCTCTCGTCGTATTGGTGGTGCTACTTTCCAAATTCCTACCGAAATCCGTCCAGAACGCCGTCTCTCAGTGGCAATGAAATGGACAATCAAATACTCTCGCCAACGCAGTGGTAAAGGCATCGCTTCTAAATTAGCTGCTGAACTACTTGCAGCATCTAAAGGCGAAGGCTCTGCTGTAAAAAAGAAAGAAGATACACACAAAATGGCTGAATCAAATAGAGCATTTGCTCATTTTGGTCGCAAAAGAACTAAGTCTAAATAA
- the rpsL gene encoding 30S ribosomal protein S12: MPTINQLVRKGRKVIKLASKARALDACPQKRGVCTRVYTTTPKKPNSALRKVAKVRLTNGIEVIAYIPGEGHNLQEHSIVLVRGGRVKDLPGVRYTVVRGALDTAGVADRKQARSRYGTKRPKAAKK, translated from the coding sequence ATGCCTACAATAAATCAATTAGTAAGAAAAGGACGTAAAGTCATCAAGCTAGCTTCAAAAGCCAGAGCATTGGATGCATGTCCTCAAAAACGTGGAGTATGTACTCGTGTATATACTACTACGCCTAAGAAACCAAACTCAGCGTTACGTAAAGTAGCAAAGGTACGTTTAACCAACGGAATTGAGGTGATTGCATACATCCCTGGTGAAGGACATAACTTACAAGAACACTCTATCGTATTGGTACGTGGTGGTCGTGTGAAAGATTTGCCTGGTGTACGTTATACTGTTGTTCGTGGTGCGTTAGATACTGCTGGTGTTGCCGATAGAAAACAAGCTCGTTCTCGCTACGGTACTAAGCGTCCTAAAGCTGCTAAGAAGTAA
- a CDS encoding cyclase family protein — MTSIIDLSKTIEYKKEDPWFMRIKIKQFPHAKSLKLIRFILKMPKKLLPSKFKGWADDKIKNMGVHSTTHIDAPWHYGPIVEGKKAKTIDEIPLEWLYADGVVIDMSHKKDFEVITIEDLESSLKATNTTLQPGNIVLIRTDRDQLKGKAFFERGTGMGKAATEWLIKQGIKVMGIDQWGWDLPLGYLAQQAKKTNNRELFWEGHLVGLDYEYLHMEQLTNLKALPPHGFKIAVFPLKIKGGSAAPARVVAILEN, encoded by the coding sequence ATGACCTCAATAATAGACCTTTCAAAAACAATAGAATACAAAAAAGAAGATCCTTGGTTCATGCGAATCAAAATCAAGCAATTCCCGCATGCCAAAAGCTTAAAATTAATTCGTTTCATCTTAAAAATGCCCAAAAAATTACTTCCTTCTAAGTTTAAGGGTTGGGCAGATGACAAAATCAAAAACATGGGTGTGCACTCTACTACACATATTGATGCTCCTTGGCATTATGGACCTATTGTAGAGGGCAAAAAAGCCAAAACCATTGACGAAATTCCCTTAGAATGGTTGTATGCAGATGGTGTGGTTATTGATATGAGTCACAAAAAAGATTTTGAAGTAATCACTATCGAAGACCTAGAAAGTAGCCTAAAAGCGACCAACACAACGCTTCAGCCTGGCAATATTGTATTGATTCGCACCGATCGGGACCAACTAAAAGGGAAAGCCTTTTTTGAGCGAGGTACAGGTATGGGCAAAGCCGCAACTGAATGGTTAATAAAACAAGGAATAAAAGTAATGGGAATTGACCAATGGGGCTGGGATTTACCTTTGGGGTATTTAGCTCAACAAGCCAAAAAGACCAATAATCGAGAACTGTTTTGGGAAGGGCATTTAGTTGGTTTAGATTATGAATATTTACACATGGAACAACTCACCAACCTAAAAGCATTACCCCCACATGGATTTAAAATTGCTGTTTTTCCACTCAAAATCAAAGGTGGCTCAGCGGCACCTGCTCGTGTTGTTGCTATCCTAGAAAATTAA
- a CDS encoding MGMT family protein, translating into MEFDKEQFIQDIYAITRLIPVGRVTSYGAIATALEQKRRVRMVGWAMNNCPKDVPAHRVVNRSGVLTGRASFGGNRMAELLRSEGVTVAGNKVVDFKTIFWSPLDDMDC; encoded by the coding sequence ATGGAATTTGATAAGGAACAATTTATACAAGATATTTATGCTATAACTCGATTGATTCCTGTTGGGAGAGTAACGAGTTATGGGGCTATAGCTACAGCTTTGGAACAAAAGCGTCGAGTTAGGATGGTTGGCTGGGCAATGAACAATTGCCCCAAGGATGTACCAGCACATCGTGTTGTTAATAGAAGTGGAGTACTAACGGGACGTGCATCTTTTGGAGGGAACAGAATGGCAGAACTATTGCGTTCAGAGGGGGTAACGGTAGCAGGGAATAAAGTGGTCGATTTTAAAACCATTTTTTGGAGCCCCTTAGACGATATGGATTGTTGA
- a CDS encoding peptide chain release factor 3, translating into MASLKDEIEKRRTFAVIAHPDGGKTTLTEKLLLFGGAIQVAGAVKSNKIKKSTTSDFMEIEKQRGISVATSVMGFNYRACNINILDTPGHKDFAEDTYRTLTAVDSVIVVIDVAKGVEEQTEKLVEVCRMRDTPVIVFVNKMDREGKDGFDLLDEIEEKLQLTTCPLSWPIGMGQDFKGVYNLYQKQLNLFAPNTKYGNILEFNDISLPDLEQHIGDDAAETLREEVETIEEVYPSFDREQYLAGKLSPVFFGSAINNFGVKELLDCFIEIAPSPVHFKTEERIIDPYENKFSGFVFKIHANMDPRHRDRIAFLRVCSGTFQRNTNYLHVRKEKKIKFSNPTTFMASKKEVVDNAYPGDIVGLYDSGNFKIGDTLTEGEVLHFKGIPSFSPEQFKYIENANPMKSKQLAKGIRQLMDEGVAQLFTKNTNNRKIIGTVGQLQFEVLQYRLKHEYGASCRYEPIQLYKACWITSDNTAKLSEFIRKKANYMAKDKEDRDVYLAESRWMLQSAQNDYPELEFHFTSEF; encoded by the coding sequence ATGGCCAGTCTTAAAGATGAAATTGAAAAGCGTAGAACATTTGCCGTTATTGCACATCCTGATGGGGGTAAAACTACTTTAACAGAAAAACTATTGCTTTTTGGAGGTGCTATTCAGGTAGCAGGAGCTGTCAAATCTAATAAAATCAAGAAGTCTACAACTTCTGACTTTATGGAAATAGAAAAACAACGTGGAATTTCTGTAGCGACTTCTGTTATGGGGTTTAACTATAGAGCCTGTAACATTAATATTTTAGATACCCCTGGTCACAAAGATTTTGCAGAGGATACCTACCGCACCTTAACAGCCGTTGATAGTGTTATTGTTGTGATTGATGTTGCGAAGGGGGTTGAGGAACAAACTGAGAAATTGGTAGAGGTTTGTCGTATGAGAGATACTCCAGTTATTGTTTTCGTCAATAAGATGGATAGAGAAGGAAAAGACGGTTTTGATCTGCTGGATGAAATAGAAGAAAAGCTACAACTTACAACTTGTCCGCTCAGTTGGCCAATAGGAATGGGACAAGATTTTAAAGGTGTATACAACTTATACCAAAAACAGCTCAATCTTTTTGCTCCGAATACTAAGTATGGCAATATTTTGGAATTTAATGATATTAGCCTTCCTGATCTAGAACAACACATTGGAGATGATGCAGCAGAAACGCTTCGAGAAGAAGTAGAAACGATTGAGGAAGTTTATCCCTCTTTTGATCGAGAGCAATATCTAGCAGGAAAGCTATCTCCTGTTTTCTTTGGTTCTGCTATTAACAACTTTGGGGTAAAAGAATTATTGGATTGTTTTATTGAAATAGCCCCCTCTCCTGTTCATTTCAAAACAGAAGAACGCATAATAGATCCTTACGAGAATAAATTCTCTGGCTTTGTATTTAAAATCCATGCCAATATGGACCCTCGCCATAGAGATAGAATTGCGTTTTTGAGAGTGTGCTCTGGAACTTTCCAGCGTAATACCAATTATCTTCATGTCAGAAAAGAGAAAAAAATTAAATTCTCCAACCCAACAACCTTTATGGCTTCGAAAAAAGAAGTTGTAGACAATGCTTATCCTGGGGATATTGTAGGGCTTTATGATTCGGGGAACTTCAAAATCGGAGATACACTAACAGAAGGAGAAGTTTTACACTTCAAAGGCATTCCAAGTTTTTCTCCCGAACAGTTCAAATACATTGAAAATGCAAATCCTATGAAATCGAAACAATTGGCAAAAGGTATTCGTCAATTGATGGATGAAGGGGTTGCACAGCTCTTTACAAAAAACACCAACAACCGAAAAATTATAGGTACAGTAGGACAGCTCCAATTCGAAGTACTCCAATATCGTCTAAAACACGAATATGGCGCCAGTTGTCGTTATGAGCCGATACAACTATACAAGGCTTGTTGGATAACAAGTGATAACACGGCGAAATTAAGCGAATTCATTCGTAAAAAAGCCAATTATATGGCAAAAGATAAAGAGGATAGAGATGTTTATTTAGCTGAATCTAGATGGATGCTACAGAGCGCTCAAAACGATTATCCAGAACTAGAATTTCATTTTACTTCTGAGTTCTAA
- a CDS encoding SDR family NAD(P)-dependent oxidoreductase, giving the protein MYAQKYGAWALITGAAMGLGAEFALQLAQKGMNIIAVDHNLAALKKTAHALQEQTSVQIRPIHLDLSSADFLEQLIAQIKDCEVGVLVNNAGISKIGYFTAQSPDFLATQLHINTKVVLLLSRHFAHQMQQRRKGAIIILSSGAGELSSAYNAAYSASKAFDLKLAESLWAELQPDGIDVLGFMPGPTRTPGYIAQGGDPQGALVISTQASVRQALKALGKYPNYVAGGIGGRLGHFILTRFFPVSLRIKIVSKQIQKMFHLP; this is encoded by the coding sequence ATGTATGCTCAGAAATATGGTGCTTGGGCTTTAATTACAGGGGCAGCAATGGGATTAGGTGCTGAATTTGCGCTTCAATTAGCGCAAAAGGGCATGAATATCATTGCTGTCGATCATAATTTAGCAGCACTAAAAAAAACCGCTCACGCACTCCAAGAACAAACATCCGTACAAATTCGCCCCATTCATCTAGATTTATCTTCTGCTGATTTTTTAGAACAATTAATAGCTCAAATTAAAGACTGCGAAGTAGGCGTATTAGTCAATAATGCAGGTATTTCTAAAATCGGTTATTTCACCGCCCAATCTCCTGATTTCTTAGCCACACAACTTCATATTAACACCAAAGTAGTTTTATTGTTATCTCGCCATTTTGCCCACCAAATGCAGCAGAGACGCAAGGGTGCTATCATTATCCTATCTTCGGGAGCAGGAGAGCTTTCTAGTGCTTATAATGCCGCATATTCAGCTTCTAAAGCCTTTGATTTAAAGTTGGCAGAATCTCTATGGGCAGAATTACAACCTGATGGAATTGATGTATTAGGATTTATGCCTGGCCCCACCCGTACACCAGGTTATATCGCACAAGGAGGAGACCCACAGGGTGCTCTGGTTATCTCTACACAAGCATCCGTTCGACAAGCGTTAAAAGCATTGGGTAAATACCCTAATTATGTTGCAGGGGGGATTGGAGGACGGTTAGGGCATTTTATTTTAACCCGCTTTTTTCCTGTTTCATTACGAATCAAAATTGTCAGCAAGCAAATACAAAAAATGTTTCACCTTCCCTAA
- the rpsU gene encoding 30S ribosomal protein S21, with protein sequence MLIINVKDGESIDRALRRYKNKHKKVQLMKQLRARKHFVKPSVERRVEVLKAKYNTEKMKDMEG encoded by the coding sequence ATGCTAATTATTAACGTAAAAGATGGTGAGTCCATCGATAGAGCTTTAAGAAGATACAAAAACAAGCACAAAAAAGTGCAATTAATGAAACAACTACGTGCTAGAAAGCATTTTGTAAAGCCTTCTGTTGAGCGTAGAGTTGAGGTTCTAAAAGCGAAGTACAATACTGAAAAAATGAAAGATATGGAAGGATAG
- a CDS encoding PfkB family carbohydrate kinase codes for MSLLVLGTVAFDTIETPFGKADRIIGGAGTYVAWASSHFYSDIKLVSVIGGDFPDSELNALKDRGVNMDGLEVRQDEKSFFWAGRYHNNMNSRDTLATELNVLENYAPVLPESIKNVDYLMLGNFAPAVQKSVLDQLESRPKLVAMDTMNFWMDIAMDDLKAVVKEVDVLTINDEEARQLSGEYSLVKAAQVILEMGPTHLIIKKGEHGALLFHKEGMFYVPALPLEEVFDPTGAGDTFAGGFMGYLAKTDDFSFENMKRALVYGSVVASYCVEEFGPNKLKEISIDDIRNRTNEFLGLMDISMPVLA; via the coding sequence ATGAGTTTATTGGTTTTGGGTACGGTAGCATTTGACACCATTGAGACCCCTTTTGGCAAAGCAGATCGTATTATTGGTGGAGCAGGTACTTATGTAGCATGGGCTAGCTCTCATTTTTATAGTGACATCAAGCTAGTTTCTGTAATTGGAGGTGATTTTCCCGATTCGGAATTAAACGCACTAAAAGATAGAGGAGTTAATATGGATGGACTAGAGGTAAGACAAGATGAAAAATCTTTCTTCTGGGCTGGTCGTTATCACAATAATATGAACTCTAGAGATACTTTGGCTACTGAACTCAATGTACTCGAAAACTATGCTCCTGTATTGCCTGAGTCAATCAAAAACGTAGATTACCTAATGTTGGGTAATTTTGCACCTGCTGTTCAAAAAAGTGTTTTGGATCAATTAGAGTCACGTCCTAAGTTGGTTGCTATGGATACCATGAACTTTTGGATGGATATTGCAATGGATGATTTAAAAGCGGTTGTAAAAGAAGTTGATGTATTGACCATCAATGATGAAGAAGCACGTCAACTTTCTGGAGAATATTCTCTAGTAAAAGCAGCACAGGTAATTTTAGAAATGGGTCCTACTCATTTGATTATCAAAAAAGGAGAACATGGCGCTTTGTTGTTCCACAAAGAAGGAATGTTCTATGTTCCAGCTCTGCCATTAGAAGAAGTTTTTGATCCAACAGGTGCGGGCGATACCTTTGCTGGTGGATTCATGGGGTATTTGGCAAAAACAGATGATTTTTCTTTTGAAAACATGAAGCGTGCTTTGGTTTATGGTTCTGTTGTAGCTTCTTATTGCGTAGAAGAATTTGGACCAAACAAATTGAAAGAGATCAGCATAGATGACATCCGAAATAGAACCAATGAATTTCTTGGATTGATGGATATTTCAATGCCTGTTTTGGCTTAA